A part of Tachysurus vachellii isolate PV-2020 chromosome 4, HZAU_Pvac_v1, whole genome shotgun sequence genomic DNA contains:
- the rap1gapb gene encoding rap1 GTPase-activating protein 1 isoform X5 translates to MDEQRSTLPPPLKTEEDYIPYPSVHEVLGRKAPFPLILLPQFGGYWIEGTNHEICTITAEEEPPSCPTSQIKLESNTIAKIYRKHFLGKEHFNYYSVDTALGHLVFSVKYDVIGDQEHLRLLLRTKCKTYHDVIPISCLNEFPNVVQMAKLVCEEVNVDKLYPVLYPKASRLIVTFDEHIIRDNFKFGVIYQKFGQTSEEELFGNSEESPAFIEFLEFLGEKIELQDFKGFRGGLDVTHGQTGTESVYHKFHNKEIMFHVSTKLPYTEGDSQQLQRKRHIGNDIVAIVFQEENTPFVPDMIASNFLHAYVVVQVENACTDNVLYKVSVTSRNDVPFFGPALPDPANFRKSPEFHEFLLTKLINAEYSCYKAEKFAKLEERTRSALLETLYEELHVNSQCMMGLGGDDEKLENGGGGGGGGFFESFKRVIRNRSQSMDAMGLSNKKPHTVCTSHSGSFTHNSPDIPKTPGISLIIPGKSPTRKKSGPFSSRRSSAIGIENIQEVQERSSREVSPSAQKIPDGGHALHEPNTDFSNHSSPDMPTTRTSASLICRAPSIPETHSLSRSSSNASSFTSVVEENDHEHEATDDYDTGLESLSSAGTPHKRDSFTYTSSWFDESLSSTSQRSPPAVSRQLSDPIRPRTQRQHSASNC, encoded by the exons ATGGATGAGCAGAGAAGCACACTTCCACCTCCTCTTAAA aCAGAAGAAGATTATATTCCGTATCCAAGTGTTCATGAG GTGCTCGGACGTAAAGCCCCATTTCCACTGATTCTGTTGCCTCAGTTTGGTGGTTACTGGATTGAGGGAACCAATCATGAGATTTGTACCATCACAGCAGAGGAGGAGCCACCCTCATGTCCAACATCCCAGATTAAACTGGAGAGTAATACCATAGCCAAAATATACAGGAAACATTTCTTGGGCAAG GAGCACTTTAATTATTACTCTGTGGACACAGCGCTGGGCCACCTTGTCTTCTCAGTGAAGTATGACGTGATTGGGGACCAAGAGCACCTCCGATTACTGCTTAG GACAAAGTGCAAAACCTACCATGATGTGATACCCATTTCTTGCCTGAATGAGTTCCCCAATGTGGTACAAATGGCAAAG CTTGTGTGTGAAGAAGTAAATGTGGACAAACTTTATCCAGTCCTCTATCCAAAG GCTTCCAGGCTCATCGTAACTTTTGATGAACATATCATACGCGACAACTTCAAGTTTGGAGTCATCTATCAGAAGTTTGGGCAG ACATCAGAAGAGGAGCTCTTTGGGAACAGTGAGGAGAGTCCAGCCTTTATTGAGTTCCTGGAGTTTTTGGGGGAGAAGATTGAGCTACAAGATTTTAAAGG GTTTCGTGGGGGTCTGGATGTTACACATGGGCAGACGGGAACAGAGTCGGTGTACCACAAGTTCCACAACAAGGAGATTATGTTCCATGTGTCCACCAAACTACCCTACACTGAAGGAGACTCACAGCAG CTGCAGAGGAAGAGGCATATAGGAAATGACATTGTGGCTATCGTGTTTCAAGAGGAAAACACACCGTTTGTACCAGATATGATTGCATCCAATTTCCTGCATGCTTATGTGGTGGTGCAAGTGGAGAATGCCTGCACAGACAATGTCCTTTACAAG GTATCAGTGACTTCAAGAAATGATGTGCCTTTCTTTGGGCCTGCTCTCCCAGACCCAGCCAATTTCAGAAAA AGTCCAGAGTTCCACGAGTTCCTCCTGACAAAACTCATCAATGCTGAGTATTCCTGCTATAAGGCTGAGAAGTTTGCTAAGCTGGAG GAGAGAACACGCTCTGCACTGCTGGAAACATTGTACGAGGAGCTGCATGTGAACAGCCAGTGCATGATGGGATTGGGAGGAGATGATGAAAAACTGGAGaatggaggaggaggtggaggtggaggtttCTTTGAGTCTTTTAAG AGAGTAATTCGCAATCGGAGTCAGTCTATGGACGCTATGGGCCTAAGCAACAAGAAGCCCCACACTGTCTGTACCAGCCACAGCGGCAGCTTTACCCATAATTCCCCAGATATCCCCAAAACCCCCGGGATT TCTCTGATCATTCCCGGTAAGAGCCCGACACGAAAAAAATCGGGTCCGTTTAGTTCCAGGAGGAGCAGTGCAATCGGCATTGAGAACATTCAGGAAGTCCAAGAGAGAAG CAGTAGGGAGGTGTCTCCCAGTGCGCAAAAGATACCCGATGGTGGCCATGCCTTGCACGAGCCAAATACTGACTTTTCCAATCACAGTTCACCTGATATGCCTACTACCAGGACTAG tGCGTCCCTAATCTGTAGAGCCCCCTCCATTCCGGAGACCCACAGTCTGTCGAGGTCCTCGTCCAATGCCAGCAGCTTCACAAGTGTGGTGGAGGAGAACGACCATGAGCATGAGGCTACGGATGATTATGACACAGGACTG GAAAGTCTGTCTTCTGCTGGTACCCCTCACAAGCGGGACTCATTCACATACACCAGTAGTTGGTTTGATGAAAGTCTAAGCAGCACTAGCCAACGCAGCCCACCAG CTGTCTCTCGTCAGCTGTCTGACCCCATTCGGCCCAGAACACAACGACAACATTCTGCTTCA AACTGCTAG